The proteins below are encoded in one region of Alphaproteobacteria bacterium:
- a CDS encoding alpha/beta hydrolase — protein MFKKIKSFWKKMRTPKPFKYGYMETGDGHQIYYAIFGNKKGTPIINFNGGPAWYFDNKDALRFNLKSQKVIMFDQRGGGRSLPYGEAKNNETKHLISDAKKLLSHLNIDQKVIVTGTSWGSALAVLFASKYPKEVSKLVLKDFFNGLETVDKWIFEDSKSFYPELYNQFIKDVPKGTHPFEYYNKQLHSKKYSDRKKAANNFTSYEFALGSLNPNNLPKEWLTERFVKQNQLKLHYMVNKYFMKKNEVVKTVSKIKHIPCIIIHNRLDMICPVEGAYNFAKDYGKKCKLIIVDELGHGGLKNKKEFVKQLKKL, from the coding sequence ATGTTTAAAAAAATAAAATCATTTTGGAAAAAAATGAGAACGCCAAAACCATTTAAATATGGTTATATGGAAACAGGTGATGGTCACCAAATTTACTATGCTATTTTTGGAAATAAAAAAGGAACTCCAATAATTAACTTTAATGGAGGTCCAGCTTGGTATTTTGATAATAAGGATGCATTAAGATTTAATCTAAAAAGTCAAAAGGTTATTATGTTTGATCAACGAGGCGGTGGTAGATCTCTTCCTTATGGTGAAGCTAAAAACAATGAAACAAAACATCTTATTTCAGATGCCAAAAAATTATTATCTCATCTAAATATAGATCAAAAAGTCATAGTAACAGGAACTTCATGGGGCTCAGCGCTTGCGGTTCTTTTTGCATCAAAATATCCAAAAGAAGTATCTAAGCTTGTTTTAAAAGATTTTTTTAATGGTCTAGAAACGGTAGATAAGTGGATTTTCGAAGACTCTAAGAGTTTTTACCCAGAACTATACAATCAATTTATAAAAGATGTTCCAAAAGGCACACATCCATTTGAATACTATAATAAACAACTTCATAGTAAAAAGTATTCAGATAGAAAAAAAGCAGCCAATAATTTTACATCTTATGAATTTGCTTTAGGTAGTCTAAATCCTAATAATTTACCAAAGGAATGGCTTACAGAAAGGTTTGTAAAACAAAATCAACTAAAGCTTCATTATATGGTTAATAAGTATTTCATGAAGAAAAACGAAGTAGTAAAAACAGTTTCAAAAATAAAACATATTCCGTGTATTATAATACATAATCGTTTGGATATGATTTGCCCAGTGGAAGGTGCTTATAACTTCGCAAAAGACTACGGTAAAAAGTGCAAACTTATAATCGTAGATGAACTTGGACACGGGGGATTAAAAAACAAAAAAGAATTTGTAAAACAACTAAAAAAATTATAA